The proteins below are encoded in one region of Oncorhynchus masou masou isolate Uvic2021 chromosome 15, UVic_Omas_1.1, whole genome shotgun sequence:
- the LOC135555397 gene encoding UBA-like domain-containing protein 2, translated as MSVNMDELRHQVMINQFVLTAGCAADQAKQLLQAAHWQFETALSSFFQEANIPSHHHQMMCTPRNTPATPPNFPDTITMFSKLRASDCSGSSGGGGPTQVSMACSPPSSTAGFGSFWASSPPNHQPVWLPPSSPTGHHMHHHQYQHQHHHHMHQTPMWPPVSQPGSAQQTPVISVLHGQR; from the exons ATGTCGGTGAATATGGACGAACTCAGGCATCAAGTGATGATCAACCAGTTTGTTTTGACTGCTGGTTGTGCTGCTGATCAAGCGAAGCAGCTTCTTCAAGCGGCTCACTGGCAATTCGAG acaGCCTTAAGCTCCTTTTTCCAGGAGGCCAACATCCCTAGTCACCACCACCAGATG ATGTGCACTCCAAGGAACACCCCAGCCACGCCGCCTAACTTCCCCGACACCATCACCATGTTCTCCAAGCTGAGGGCGTCAGACTGCTCGGGGAGCTCCGGAGGCGGAGGTCCCACCCAGGTGTCCATGGCCTGCTCACCCCCCTCCTCCACAGCTGGCTTCGGATCCTTCTGGGCCTCATCACCCCCCAACCACCAGCCCGTCTGGCTGCCCCCCTCCTCGCCCACAGGCCACCACATGCACCACCACCAGtaccagcaccagcaccaccaccacatgcaCCAGACCCCCATGTGGCCCCCTGTGTCTCAGCCTGGCAGCGCCCAGCAGACCCCTGTTATATCGGTCCTGCATGGCCAGAGATGA